In a genomic window of Rhopalosiphum maidis isolate BTI-1 chromosome 4, ASM367621v3, whole genome shotgun sequence:
- the LOC113549699 gene encoding ankyrin repeat domain-containing protein 17-like isoform X1: protein MEQIPTTSSGGNATAAPSSAGPSFTPPTPVQPSDNNCIDKRLQSVSESEYQDDEYDEPDHQMYLSGSSGSEGELSEVGRFGINREKLCRDPNNHLNSTFLIAADDTDTEQSIEGDPDTHRQLEALLQAAGSMLRPSANVCGLGLTKLGVPIETTTDPEVLRKLTNSVSCALDEAAAALTRMRAETKNDNKTLVEACHDGDVGAVRKLLTEGRSVHETSEEGESLLSLACSAGYYELAQVLLAMQANVEDRGIKGDCTPLMEAASSGFVEIVRLLLAHGAVVNALSSTGNTPLMYACAGGHVDTVKELLNYGANVEDHNENGHTPLMEAASAGHVPVAKILLEHGAGINTHSNEFKESALTLACYKGHLEMVRFLLAAGADQEHKTDEMHTALMEASMDGHVEVARLLLDSGAQVNMPTDSFESPLTLAACGGHVELALLLIDRGANIEEVNDEGYTPLMEAAREGHEDMVSVLLSKGANINAQTEETQETALTLACCGGFLDVADFLIKNGAILELGASTPLMEAAQEGHIDLVRYLLECGADVHAQTTSADTALTYACENGHTDVADLLLQFGANLEHESEGGRTPLMKACRAGHLCTVQFLISKAADINRVTANNDHTPLSLSCAGGHLSVVELLLAHSADPFHKLKDNSTMVIEAAKGGHTNVVKLLLDYPHSVMLTPPVSPVPTTPAEDVPVVDESPLSEVQVMSKAHAIAGRIVESYGPNAKHNANSCIQKAMIRKAQLNTPNNCLSSDVQFKIQLPKENNVKASAPTTSKPLINTAAIEQQLFKRQQIAEDLKRVEQELKENGSLSMVTLMTTPPPLSASSPGVLDSSTSSNGSISESSTSNTSVGSNKVGEASKTNSSQPVSASSDVVQTTAISDRPKIKAKFKKKPAQPLTGMTSLNEATQATLDANYARGVMAGVAAMKPQFKAEFIERHSGDGCDKELAARMIKFCEEQTAKREANDGGHANLKELMISSLMSEHLLKVRKDLQIPDNMVKNLLPLSGALHDSLPHGTTGLLPLPGDLNTRIDFKALNCIDAELLENLVRESPLTLEDISNLPNIDERLQKEIQNHRCNINSSDSGLSSTFSSQSFKNYVQNQTSIDFRIKNLSSMDIANFAGAVSQLSLDETTAQQPTTATVPTLINCVPTQVAAATQTPSESVTSNKRSATTTSTTTAMTTTTNKGKKARYQVRPQPPSSAPQSGSNNTPASNSVAQSDVASSRFSTTTGESYGSDADISYGINVDSQTESNHDTALTVACAGGHEELVKLLLVRGANIEHRDKKGFTPLILAATGGFEKIVEILLSNVANMEAQSERTKDTPLSLACSGGRYEVCDLLLQRGANKEHRNVSDYTPLSLAASGGYVNIIKLLLSNGAEINSRTGSKLGISPLMLAAMNGHTAAVKLLLDMGSDINAQIETNRNTALTLACFQGRHEVVSLLLDRKANVEHRAKTGLTPLMEAASGGYVEVGRVLIDKGADVNANPVPSSRDTALTIAADKGHVRFVELLLEKNAYVEVKNKKGNSPLWLAANGGHLGVIELLYKVGANIDSQDNRKVTCLMAAFRKGHVKVVRWMVNHVSQFPSDQEMTRFLTTLSDKESIDKCHDCMIAIRISKDQQAARANKNASILLEELDMEKTKEELKKASAARRKMKKKKKKQAKSGKKLEEETEEKNDGQEIDEEEEEEDEEEEVPVTVLVEMKKKVDLKKKGKVTVLSSVISADVEEGDSGIDANSQGSCSSTDAKNAAAAAAAARVVAQTQITSSNKKDKKKKGKEVIVEVKAASSTTSAKLTTNSAATQTNAAKVNSSQTKSNKEKKNQVSSTQSKIATSTSPPTKTEVISQVVTKNAQLKTKVQQPNNNLTNTTRKESVKVNNYKGNNKVVNNMVFESTQNPAAREDFEATGSENFLVKHKKQHTAEEYSHVGAKTSNVSPVKQTRGREEGWKEVVRTRYLASPYRSKKVSVPLNAISRVIGRGGSNINAIRASTGALIEVDNQSKGQGERIITIKGSTDVTKQAHDLIAMLIKDPEVNIMSVIAKNPKVTSAWDKSVNNAKAKTAAAAALPQKPVVSQPTTVVAASKLTSAPPIVASMTIKPTITVNGPRPTVAAVAAGEKKITTSTVKPTMSYTNAIISSSDSVSKPSQQPQPPAPSKVVQSVSVAPATTATVTVSVTPITTGSVSAPAITVVTKSTNALPLAQPKPQQESSSVNHHPVAIVSPMVSSAPLPPQPQIKPQIVDASEYSLFDSFSKISVQTMWGREGECGGQKPSVTFSGGNHIPAVTPSIGTIGQPKKYLETDTPMADASKAPGYRGAGLSSPISSKTGGGNTGSTNGSRTTTPPMTSPVTQYNNNTGIQPTAQQPQSEPYHTQSQHPYISDQTHQSAQINVERSRLNPRAPDFATIKSNQNMVQPQQVYNNQVPQNFLQPPMVPNVMPFQQKFHQQLPNLRVAPNNPNRWTHFINQPPPPFGRPALHPVNGNAEMFAGMEATASPPNMSPNLDERKAPPKPIGTERAWKQNLIGENPHQQQHANWSDMKMHWAHHDLFRTPPPPPVNFPLGPRPMVDEHNLFDTYQPTEHLTGANMNHHTAMMQTMPLFAANGHLEQQSHHLLASNHHGPGQMAFDPKLEWDQSRSQQQQAQQQSQQQAPMNTPFPFIF, encoded by the exons ATGGAACAAATACCCACGACATCGAGCGGCGGAAACGCCACGGCTGCACCGTCGTCAGCCGGCCCCTCGTTCACGCCCCCGACGCCCGTCCAGCCCTCGGACAACAATTGCATCGACAAAAGATTGCAGTCCGTCTCAGAGTCGGAATACCAAGACGACGAGTACGACGAACCTGATCACCAAATGTACTTGTCCGGGTCGTCCGGTTCCGAAGGAGAATTATCAGAA GTTGGTAGGTTTGGTATAAATCGAGAGAAATTATGTCGAGATCCTAATAACCATTTAAATTCAACCTTTCTAATAGCAGCAGACGATACAGATACTGAACAAAGTATAGAAGGAGATCCTGACACCCATCGTCAATTAGAAGCACTTCTCCAAGCAGCAGGATCTATGCTTAGGCCAA GTGCAAACGTATGCGGTTTAGGTCTGACTAAACTCGGCGTTCCAATTGAGACCACCACAGACCCTGAAGTGCTGCGAAAATTAACCAATAGTGTTTCTTGTGCTTTAGACGAGGCGGCAGCAGCTTTGACACGGATGAGAGCAGAAaccaaaaatgataataa GACCCTAGTTGAAGCATGTCATGATGGTGATGTTGGAGCTGTTCGTAAACTGTTAACAGAAGGTCGATCAGTTCATGAGACATCTGAAGAGGGTGAAAGTTTGTTGTCCCTTGCCTGTTCAGCAGGTTATTACGAATTAGCAcag gttctATTAGCAATGCAAGCCAATGTTGAAGATCGGGGTATTAAAGGAGACTGCACACCACTTATGGAAGCTGCGTCTTCTGGGTTTGTGGAGATTGTTAGGCTACTACTTGCTCATGGAGCTGTTGTAAACGCTTTATCATCCACgg GAAATACACCATTAATGTATGCATGCGCTGGAGGCCATGTAGATACTGTAAaagaacttttaaattatggaGCTAATGTTGAAGATCATAATGAAAATGGACATACACCCCTTATGGAAGCAGCAAGTGCTGGACATGTTCCAGTGGCAAAA ATTCTACTCGAACATGGAGCTGGTATTAATACTCATTCCAATGAGTTCAAAGAAAGTGCTTTAACACTAGCATGTTATAAAGGCCATCTAGAAATGGTTCGTTTTTTGTTAGCTGCTGGAGCTGATCaa GAACATAAAACAGATGAAATGCATACTGCTTTAATGGAGGCATCAATGGATGGTCATGTAGAGGTTGCAAGACTTTTATTAGATTCCGGTGCTCAAGTTAATATGCCAACTGACAGTTTTGAGTCACCACTCACCTTAGCTGCATGTGGTGGTCACGTTGAGCTTGCATTATTGTTGATTGACCGTGGGGCCAATATTGAAGAAGTTAATGATGAAGGCTATACTCCTCTTATGGAAGCTGCTCGAGAAGGTCATGAAGATATGGTGTCTGTTTTGTTGAGTAAag GAGCAAATATAAATGCACAGACTGAAGAAACTCAAGAGACTGCTCTGACCTTGGCATGTTGTGGAGGATTTCTGGATGTGGCTGATTTCCTAATAAAAAATGGTGCAATTTTGGAGCTTGGAGCATCAACACCTCTTATGGAAGCAGCTCAAGAAGGACATATAGATTTGGTTCGATACCTCTTAGAATGTGGTGCAGATGTTCATGCACAAACTACATCAGCTGATACAGCACTAACCTATGCTTGTGAAAATGGCCATACGGATGTTGCTGACTTGTTACTTCAGTTTGGTGCTAATCtt gaACATGAATCTGAAGGAGGACGTACACCTTTAATGAAAGCATGTAGAGCTGGCCATTTATGTACAGTTCAATTCCTAATATCTAAAGCTGCTGATATAAATAGAGTCACTGCCAATAATGACCATACACCTTTATCACTTTCTTGTGCTGGAGGCCACCTTTCAGTTGTTGAACTACTACTTGCTCATTCAGCTGATCCTTTCCATAAACTAAAAGACAACTCGACCATGGTTATAGAGGCAGCCAAAGGCGGTCATACCAATgttgttaaattgttattagatTATCCACATTCAGTTATGTTAACACCTCCTGTGTCACCTGTACCAACCACTCCTGCTGAAGATGTGCCAGTTGTTGATGAATCTCCATTATCTGAAGTTCAGGTTATGTCTAAGGCACATGCAATTGCTGGTAGAATAGTAGAAAGTTATGGACCTAATGCCAAACATAATGCCAATTCATGCATACAAAAAGCTATGATAAGAAAAGCACAACTTAATACACccaataattgtttatctaGTGATGTTCAG tttaaaaTCCAATTACccaaagaaaataatgtcAAAGCTAGTGCTCCTACTACTTCCAAACCGCTTATTAATACAGCTGCAATtgaacaacaattatttaaaaggcAACAAATAGCTGAAGATCTTAaa agagTTGAACAAGAGTTAAAAGAAAATGGAAGTCTTTCAATGGTTACGTTAATGACAACACCTCCTCCGTTATCGGCATCATCACCTGGTGTTCTAGATTCCAGCACTTCATCTAATGGTTCAATTTCag aATCGTCAACAAGTAATACATCTGTGGGTTCAAATAAAGTGGGAGAAGCGTCAAAAACCAACTCAAGCCAGCCCGTATCTGCTAGTTCTGATGTAGTTCAAACAACTGCTATTAGTGATAGACCTAAAATCAAagccaaatttaaaaagaaaccaGCCCAGCCACTTACAGGAATGACAAGTCTTAATGAAGCTACTCAAGCAACATTAGATGCCAATTATGCTAGAGGAGTAATGGCAGGAGTTGCAGCAATGAAACCACAATTTAAAGCcgaa tttattgaaaGACATTCAGGTGATGGTTGTGATAAAGAATTAGCAGCTCGTATGATCAAATTTTGTGAAGAACAAACTGCTAAACGTGAAGCAAATGATGGTGGACATGCCAACCTTAAAGAATTAATGATTAGTTCTTTAATGAGTGAACACCTATTAAAAGTTCGTAAAGACCTACAAATTCCAGATAATATGGTGAAGAATTTATTGCCACTGTCTGGAGCTTTACATGACAGTTTACCTCATGGTACAACTGGTTTGTTGCCATTACCCGGTGATCTTAATACACGAATTGACTTTAAagctttaaattgtattgatgCAGAACTTCTAGAAAATTTGGTTAGAGAATCACCGCTCACCCTTGAGGATATATCAAAct tacCTAATATAGATGAACGACTTCAAAAAGAAATTCAAAACCACCGTTGCAATATCAATTCTTCTGATTCTGGATTAAGCAGTACTTTTTCTTCTCAatcatttaaa aATTATGTTCAAAATCAAACTTCTATTGATTTtagaatcaaaaatttatcatcaatGGATATAGCTAATTTTGCAGGAGCAGTGTCCCAGCTTAGTTTGG acgaAACGACAGCGCAACAACCTACTACTGCAACAGTACCTACATTGATCAACTGTGTTCCTACGCAAGTTGCAGCTGCTACCCAAACACCATCAGAGTCAGTGACATCAAATAAGCGTTCTGCAACAACTACATCAACAACTACTGCTATGACAACTACTACAAATAAAGGTAAAAAGGCGCGCTATCAAGTTCGGCCCCAGCCTCCAAGTTCAGCCCCCCAATCTGGATCAAATAACACCCCAGCATCAAATTCTGTTGCCCAATCGGATGTCGCTAGCTCCA gATTCTCCACGACTACTGGAGAATCATATGGTAGTGATGCTGACATATCATATGGCATCAATGTGGATTCACAAACAGAGAGCAACCATGATACAGCTCTAACAGTTGCATGTGCTGGTGGACACGAAGAATtagttaaacttttattagtcCGAGGTGCAAATATTGAACACAGAGACAAGAAAGGGTTCACACCATTAATATTAGCTGCTACAGGAGGTTTTGAAAAAATCGTAGAAATTCTCCTGAGTAATGTAGCTAATATGGAAGCACAATCAGAACGAACAAAAGATACACCTCTATCTTTAGCTTGTTCTGGTGGCCGATATGAA GTTTGTGATCTATTGCTTCAAAGAGGAGCAAACAAAGAACATAGAAATGTTTCAGATTATACCCCTTTGAGTTTAGCAGCTTCTGGTGGTTatgttaacattataaaattattattaagtaatggAGCTGAGATAAATTCTCGAACTGGTTCTAAGTTGGGGATTTCTCCTTTAATGTTAGCTGCTATGAATGGACATACAG ctgCTGTCAAGTTACTATTAGACATGGGCAGTGATATAAATGCTCAAATTGAAACAAATCGTAATACTGCACTTACATTAGCGTGTTTCCAAGGCAGACACGAAGTAGTCTCGTTACTATTAGATCGAAAAGCTAATGTAGAACATAGAGCTAAA actggCTTAACACCTTTGATGGAGGCAGCTAGTGGTGGCTATGTTGAAGTTGGTAGagtattaattgataaagGAGCTGATGTTAATGCTAATCCAGTGCCATCTTCTCGTGATACTGCTCTCACAATAGCAGCAGACAAAGGTCATGTACGATTTGTAGAACTATTATTAGAAaa AAATGCATATGTAGaagtaaagaataaaaaaggaAATTCTCCTTTATGGTTAGCTGCCAATGGTGGTCATTTAGGCGTAATTGAATTACTCTATAAAGTTGGTGCCAATATAGATTCCCAAGATAATAGAAAAGTTACCTGTTTAATGGCTGCATTTCGAAAAGGTCATGTCAAAGTAGTGAGGTGGATGGTTAACCATGTATCACAGTTTCCAAGTGATCAAGAAATGACACGATTCCTTACTACATTGAGTGATaaa gagTCTATTGATAAATGTCATGATTGTATGATTGCTATTCGGATATCAAAAGATCAACAAGCAGCTAGAGCCAATAAAAATGCTTCTATATTGCTTGAAGAACTTGATATGGAAAAGACTAAAGAAGAACTAAAAAAGGCTTCTGCTGCACggagaaaaatgaaaaagaaaaagaaaaaacaagcCAAAAGTGGTAAAAAATTGGAGGAAGAAACAGAAGAAAAGAATGATGGGCAAGAAATTGACGAGGAGGAGGAAGAAGAAGATGAAGAAGAAGAAGTTCCTGTGAcag tattggttgaaatgaagaaaaaagttgatttaaaaaagaaaggCAAAGTTACTGTACTGAGTAGTGTGATATCAGCAGATGTTGAAGAAGGTGATAGTGGTATTGATGCCAACAGCCAAGGGAGTTGTAGTAGTACAGATGCTAAAAacgctgctgctgctgctgctgctgctcgAGTAGTTGCCCAAACTCAAATTACATCTTccaataaaaaagataaaaagaaaaaagggaAAGAAGTTATAGTAGAAGTTAAAGCAGCTTCATCTACTACCAGTGCTAAATTAACTACTAATTCAGCTGCTACTCAAACAAATGCAGCTAAAGTAAATTCCTCTCAAACTAAATCAAATAAG GAGAAGAAAAATCAAGTCAGTTCAACTCAAAGTAAAATTGCTACTAGTACATCACCTCCCACCAAAACTGAGGTTATCTCTCAAGTAGTCACAAAAAACGCACAACTTAAAACTAAAGTTCAACAGCCAAATAACAATCTTACAAATACCACCCGTAAAGAATctgtaaaagttaataattacaaaggAAATAACAAAGTTgtcaataatatggtatttgaATCAACACAGAATCCAGCTGCACGTGAAGATTTTGAAGCTACGGGAAGTGAAAACTTTCTTGTTAAGCACAAAAAACAACATAC agctGAAGAATATTCTCATGTTGGTGCTAAAACTTCTAATGTTAGTCCTGTGAAGCAAACTCGTGGACGTGAAGAAGGATGGAAAGAAGTTGTTCGAACTCGGTATCTTGCATCGCCTTATAGAAGTAAAAAAGTATCTGTGCCATTAAATGCAATTAGTCGTGTAATTGGACGTGGTGGAAGTAATATAAATGCCATAAGAGCTTCAACTGGAGCATTAATTGAAGTGGATAATCAAAGTAAAGGACAAGGAGAAAGAATAATTACGATAAA aggATCAACAGATGTCACTAAGCAAGCTCATGATTTAATTGCTATGTTGATCAAAGATCCAGAAGTGAATATTATGAGCGTTATTGCAAAAAATCCTAAAGTCACTAGTGCTTGGGATAAATCAGTg aacAATGCTAAAGCTAAGACAGCAGCAGCTGCTGCATTACCTCAGAAACCTGTTGTTAGTCAACCAACTACAGTTGTAGCTGCCTCTAAACTAACGTCTGCACCAC caattgTTGCTTCTATGACTATAAAGCCTACAATCACTGTCAATGGACCTCGCCCTACtgttgctgctgttgctgctg GCGAAAAGAAGATTACAACAAGCACTGTCAAACCAACAATGTCCTATACAAATGCCATAATATCCTCTTCAGATTCTGTTTCTAAACCTTCTCAACAACCTCAACCACCTGCTCCTTCAAAAGTTGTTCAATCTGTTTCTGTAGCTCCAGCAACTACTGCTACTGTTACTGTATCTGTAACGCCTATTACAACAGGAAGTGTATCAGCTCCTGCAATAACTGTTGTGACCAAATCCACCAATGCTTTACCTCTTGCTCAACCTAAACCACAACAAGAATCATCATCTGTTAATCACCATCCAGTTGCTATTGTGTCACCAATGGTAAGCAGTGCTCCATTACCACCTCAACCACAAATCAAACCTCAAATTGTGGATGCTTcagaatattcattatttgattcattttctaag ATATCTGTTCAAACAATGTGGGGTAGAGAAGGAGAGTGTGGAGGACAAAAACCAAGTGTTACATTTAGTGGGGGTAATCATATTCCAGCTGTTACTCCATCAATCGGAACGATTGGTcaacctaaaaaatatttagaaacagACACACCAATGGCTGACGCATCAAAAGCACCAGGTTATCGAGGAGCTGGCTTATCTTCGCCAATTTCTTCCAAAACTGGTGGTGGAAATACCGGAAGTACAAATGGTAGTCGTACCACAACACCCCCCATGACTTCTCCTGTCAcacaatacaacaataatacagGAATTCAACCTACCGCTCAACAACCCCAATCAGAACCTTACCATACACAATCTCAACATCCATACATCTCTGATCAAACTCATCAGTCAGCGCAAATAAATGTTGAACGCTCAAGATTGAATCCACGAGCACCAGACTTTGCTACAATAAAATCTAACCAAAATATGGTTCAACCTCAACAAGTCTATAATAATCAAGTACCACAAAATTTCCTTCAACCTCCTATGGTACCCAATGTTATGCCATTTCAACAAAAGTTTCATCAACAATTACCAAATTTAAGAGTTGCACCCAACAATCCTAATCGTTGGactcattttattaatcaaccTCCTCCTCCATTTGGACGACCTGCCTTACATCCAGTTAATGGCAATGCAGAAATGTTTGCAGGAATGGAAGCAACTGCTAGCCCACCAAATATGTCACCCAATCTTGATGAACGTAAAGCTCCTCCTAAACCAATTGGTACAGAACGGGCAtggaaacaaaatttaataggaGAAAATCCTCATCAGCAACAACATGCAAATTGGTCAGATATGAAAATGCATTGGGCTCATCACGACCTTTTCCGAACCCCTCCTCCGCCACCTGTTAATTTTCCTCTTGGACCACGACCTATGGTAGACGAACATAATTTATTCGATACCTACCag ccCACTGAACACCTAACGGGTGCTAATATGAATCACCATACAGCCATGATGCAAACAATGCCATTGTTTGCTGCAAATGGTCACTTGGAACAACAATCCCATCACCTTTTAGCTTCAAATCATCATGGTCCTGGACAAATGGCATTTGACCCAAAATTAGAATGGGATCAATCTAGAAGTCAACAACAACAAGCCCAACAACAGTCTCAACAGCAAGCTCCTATGAATACACCATTTccgttcattttttaa